A part of Candidatus Acidiferrales bacterium genomic DNA contains:
- the rpsI gene encoding 30S ribosomal protein S9, with the protein MPTPSGQYYGTGRRKESVARVFLRPGSGKFTVNRRRYDEFFKTVRWRLLAREPLLATATADLFDVNAKVSGGGASGQAGAVRLGIARALVAYHAELRGQLRKRGLLSRDPRMKERKKYGQKGARKRFQFSKR; encoded by the coding sequence TTGCCCACGCCTTCCGGGCAGTACTACGGGACGGGCCGGCGGAAAGAATCGGTGGCGCGCGTTTTCTTGCGGCCCGGCAGCGGCAAGTTCACGGTAAACCGGCGCCGCTACGATGAATTTTTCAAGACGGTGCGCTGGCGATTGCTCGCTCGCGAGCCGCTGCTGGCTACGGCTACGGCCGATTTGTTTGACGTGAACGCCAAGGTGAGCGGCGGCGGCGCTTCCGGCCAGGCGGGTGCGGTGCGGCTGGGGATAGCTCGGGCCCTGGTTGCCTATCATGCCGAACTGAGAGGCCAGCTCCGGAAAAGGGGATTGCTCTCGCGCGATCCGCGCATGAAAGAACGCAAGAAATATGGCCAGAAGGGCGCGCGGAAGCGCTTTCAGTTCTCGAAGCGTTAG
- the rpsB gene encoding 30S ribosomal protein S2: protein MVSISMKELLEAGVHFGHQTRRWNPKMKEFIFGERNGIYIIDLQKTLKQFKEAAKFVSELGASGKTVLFVGTKRQAQEAIKEEAQRCGMFFVNHRWLGGLLTNFGTIQKSIQRLKELDEMVEDGRMDLRPKKEQIRLLRERQHLEQNLAGIKTLPGMPDALFVIDSSKEQIAVREARRIGVPVVAVVDTNCDPDEVDYVIPGNDDALRAIRLFAGKIADCILEGRSIFEQSQLEAQKAEQPEMAEVAAGEEITEAVEGAELAEVPGEDFPQEAPEVPVDTVEAFEQAADEGTFAVEDNGITPRRPK, encoded by the coding sequence TTGGTTTCCATCAGCATGAAAGAGCTGCTGGAGGCGGGTGTCCACTTCGGCCACCAGACTCGCCGCTGGAACCCCAAGATGAAGGAGTTTATCTTCGGCGAGCGCAATGGCATCTACATCATTGACCTGCAAAAGACGCTCAAACAGTTCAAAGAAGCGGCCAAATTTGTGAGCGAGCTCGGCGCCAGCGGAAAGACCGTCCTGTTTGTCGGCACGAAGCGCCAGGCGCAGGAAGCGATCAAGGAAGAGGCGCAGCGTTGCGGCATGTTCTTTGTGAATCACCGCTGGCTGGGCGGCCTGCTCACCAATTTCGGCACCATTCAGAAATCCATCCAGCGGCTCAAGGAGCTTGACGAGATGGTTGAGGACGGTCGCATGGATTTGCGGCCAAAGAAGGAGCAGATCCGCCTGCTGCGCGAGCGGCAGCACCTGGAGCAGAATCTGGCCGGCATCAAGACGCTTCCCGGCATGCCCGACGCGCTGTTCGTGATTGATTCGAGCAAGGAACAGATTGCGGTGCGAGAAGCGCGCCGCATCGGGGTACCGGTGGTGGCGGTGGTGGACACCAACTGCGATCCCGATGAAGTGGACTACGTCATCCCCGGAAACGACGACGCCTTGCGAGCCATCCGGTTGTTCGCGGGGAAGATTGCTGATTGTATCCTCGAGGGCCGCAGCATCTTCGAACAGAGCCAACTCGAAGCCCAAAAGGCGGAACAGCCTGAAATGGCTGAAGTCGCGGCGGGCGAGGAAATAACGGAAGCGGTCGAGGGGGCTGAGTTGGCCGAGGTCCCCGGCGAGGATTTTCCACAAGAGGCACCCGAGGTTCCGGTGGACACGGTGGAGGCTTTTGAGCAAGCCGCCGACGAGGGCACTTTTGCGGTTGAAGACAACGGAATTACGCCGCGACGTCCAAAGTAG
- the tsf gene encoding translation elongation factor Ts produces MTQPQVMVPAKLVKELRERTGAGMMDCKQALTEANGDLEQATILLRKKGIASAQEKAARVATEGVVGSYIHAGGKMGVVVEVNCETDFVARNAEFQQLAHDIAMHICAANPRFIRREDVTLEILEREKQILREQANASAKPAAVIEKIIDGRMDKFYAEACLYEQPFIRDEKITVKELIDSKIAKFGEKIAVRRFVRFKVGEDTESFVTTKPAPMPRQDGGAAPARGA; encoded by the coding sequence ATGACGCAACCTCAAGTGATGGTTCCGGCAAAACTGGTCAAAGAACTCCGCGAGCGCACCGGCGCGGGCATGATGGATTGCAAGCAGGCCCTCACGGAGGCGAATGGCGACCTGGAGCAGGCTACCATCCTGCTTCGCAAAAAAGGAATCGCCAGTGCCCAGGAAAAAGCCGCTCGGGTGGCCACCGAGGGCGTCGTCGGCAGCTACATTCACGCCGGCGGCAAAATGGGAGTGGTGGTTGAGGTAAACTGCGAGACTGACTTCGTGGCGCGCAACGCTGAATTTCAGCAACTGGCGCACGACATCGCCATGCACATCTGCGCCGCCAACCCGCGTTTCATCCGCCGCGAGGACGTCACCCTGGAGATCCTCGAGCGGGAAAAGCAGATCCTCCGCGAACAGGCGAACGCAAGCGCCAAACCCGCTGCCGTCATCGAGAAAATCATCGACGGTCGCATGGACAAATTCTATGCCGAGGCCTGCCTCTACGAACAGCCCTTCATCCGCGACGAGAAGATTACCGTCAAAGAGCTGATCGATTCCAAAATCGCAAAGTTCGGCGAGAAGATCGCCGTGCGGAGATTTGTGCGCTTCAAGGTCGGCGAAGACACCGAATCGTTTGTCACCACCAAGCCCGCCCCGATGCCCCGGCAGGACGGCGGGGCCGCGCCCGCTCGAGGAGCTTGA
- the pyrH gene encoding UMP kinase, with the protein MAAPIFKRVLIKLSGEALQGKQGFGIELETADNIANEVREVHELGVESALVIGGGNIFRGSSAVGKSMDRVAADHMGMLATVINGLALQEALEKKNVNTRLMTAFEMHRLAEPFIRRRAIRHLEKGRLVIFAGGTGNPYFSTDTAAALRAMEIHAEVILKATRVDGIFDADPEKVKQASKIDCISHLDVISRGLKVMDTTAISLCMDNKLPIIVFNLNVPGNMKRVILGDTSVGSRVTV; encoded by the coding sequence ATGGCAGCACCCATCTTCAAGCGAGTCCTGATCAAACTCAGCGGGGAAGCCCTTCAGGGCAAGCAAGGCTTTGGCATTGAGCTGGAAACGGCGGACAACATTGCCAACGAAGTGCGCGAGGTCCACGAGCTGGGGGTCGAGAGCGCTCTGGTGATCGGCGGAGGCAACATCTTCCGCGGCTCGAGCGCGGTCGGAAAATCCATGGATCGTGTTGCCGCCGACCACATGGGCATGCTGGCCACAGTGATCAATGGGCTGGCGCTTCAGGAGGCTCTGGAAAAGAAGAATGTCAACACGCGGCTGATGACTGCCTTTGAGATGCACCGGTTGGCTGAGCCGTTCATTCGCCGCCGCGCCATTCGTCACCTGGAAAAAGGCCGTCTGGTTATTTTCGCCGGCGGAACCGGCAATCCCTACTTTTCCACGGATACGGCAGCCGCCCTGCGAGCCATGGAGATTCACGCCGAAGTCATTTTGAAAGCGACCAGGGTGGACGGCATCTTCGATGCTGACCCGGAGAAAGTGAAGCAGGCCAGCAAGATTGACTGCATCAGCCACCTGGACGTGATCTCCCGCGGCCTGAAGGTGATGGACACGACCGCCATTTCCCTTTGCATGGATAACAAACTGCCCATCATTGTCTTCAATCTCAACGTCCCGGGGAACATGAAGCGAGTCATTCTGGGTGACACTTCCGTCGGCTCGCGCGTCACCGTCTGA
- the frr gene encoding ribosome recycling factor: MTMAPVASTKDALTQARARMEKAVEDFRKELAAIRTGRASVNLLDQIRVEYYGTPTPLNQVATLSVPDASLIVIQPWDVAQIAAVDKAIRTSDLGLNPVSDGKILRVPIPPLTEERRKELARHLHKVLENHHVAVRNIRRDGKEQIEKLLKDKKVSEDDHRKALEEMQKLTDQFIIRLDELSRAKDKEIMEIH, translated from the coding sequence ATGACTATGGCTCCGGTTGCTTCCACCAAAGACGCTCTGACCCAGGCCAGGGCGCGTATGGAGAAGGCAGTGGAAGATTTTCGCAAGGAACTGGCGGCCATTCGCACCGGGCGCGCCTCGGTCAATTTGCTCGACCAGATCCGGGTGGAATACTACGGCACGCCCACCCCGCTCAACCAGGTTGCCACTCTGTCGGTTCCCGACGCCAGCTTGATCGTCATCCAGCCCTGGGACGTTGCGCAAATCGCCGCCGTGGACAAGGCCATCCGCACCTCCGACCTTGGCCTCAACCCGGTCAGCGACGGCAAGATTCTTCGCGTGCCCATTCCGCCTTTGACCGAGGAGCGGCGAAAAGAGTTGGCCCGGCATCTCCACAAGGTGCTTGAGAACCATCATGTGGCGGTGCGCAATATTCGCCGCGATGGGAAAGAGCAGATCGAGAAATTGCTCAAGGACAAGAAGGTGAGCGAAGATGACCACCGCAAGGCTCTCGAGGAGATGCAAAAATTGACCGACCAGTTCATTATCAGGCTGGATGAACTCTCCAGAGCTAAAGATAAAGAAATCATGGAGATACACTGA
- the rpsL gene encoding 30S ribosomal protein S12, with protein sequence MPTFSQLVRFGREQVRAKTKSPALQGCPERRGVCIRVYTQTPKKPNSALRKVARVRLTNSIEVTSYIPGIGHNLQEHSIVLVRGGRVKDLPGVRYHIIRGTLDAAGMENRKQGRSKYGAKRQKAAAK encoded by the coding sequence GTGCCGACGTTTTCGCAATTGGTGCGTTTTGGCCGGGAGCAGGTGAGGGCAAAGACAAAGTCACCGGCGCTGCAGGGTTGCCCAGAACGACGCGGGGTTTGCATCCGCGTTTATACGCAGACGCCGAAGAAGCCGAACTCGGCGCTGCGCAAGGTGGCTCGCGTCCGGCTGACGAACAGCATTGAAGTCACCAGCTACATCCCGGGTATCGGGCACAATTTGCAGGAACACTCGATCGTGCTGGTACGCGGAGGCCGGGTCAAGGATTTGCCGGGCGTGCGCTATCACATCATACGAGGAACGCTCGATGCCGCGGGCATGGAGAATCGCAAGCAAGGACGCTCGAAGTACGGCGCCAAGCGCCAGAAGGCCGCTGCCAAGTAG
- the rpsG gene encoding 30S ribosomal protein S7, with amino-acid sequence MPRKGYVEHHEITPDAIFSSALVHKFINCMMWDGKKSTAERAFYGAMDMVAKKTNDDPAKMFKKAVENCRPLLEVKSRRVGGANYQVPVEVNTFRRTSLAIRWLILYARARPGKSMVDKLAEELMDAANNRGGAVKKKEDIHRMAEANKAFAHYRW; translated from the coding sequence ATGCCGCGAAAAGGGTACGTCGAACATCATGAGATTACGCCGGATGCGATCTTCAGCTCGGCCCTCGTCCACAAGTTCATCAATTGCATGATGTGGGACGGCAAGAAGAGCACTGCCGAGCGTGCCTTCTATGGGGCCATGGATATGGTGGCCAAGAAAACCAATGATGACCCGGCCAAGATGTTCAAGAAGGCGGTTGAAAATTGCCGGCCGCTGCTGGAAGTAAAAAGCCGGCGCGTCGGCGGGGCCAACTATCAGGTGCCGGTCGAGGTCAATACCTTCCGCCGCACCTCCCTGGCCATTCGCTGGCTGATTCTTTATGCCCGCGCCCGGCCGGGGAAGTCGATGGTTGACAAGCTGGCTGAGGAATTGATGGACGCGGCCAACAATCGCGGCGGGGCCGTTAAGAAGAAGGAGGACATCCACCGCATGGCCGAGGCCAACAAGGCCTTTGCCCACTATCGGTGGTAG